GGTCCGCTGCACGACGGTCGGAATCGTGTACTGGCTCATCTCAGATCCCCGTCTTCCGCCGCGAGCCCGCGGGCCGTACGTCGTCCATGCTCGCCACGACCCCGTCGACCATGCCGTAGGCCTTGGCCTCCTCGGCCGTGAACCAGCGGTCGCGGGCGCCGTCCCGGGCGATGGTCTCCTCGCTCTGGCCGGTGTGCGAGGCGGTGATCCGCTCGATGGTCTTCTTGATGAACTCCAGGTTCTCCGCCTGGATCGCGATGTCGGCGGTGGTGCCGCCGATGCCCCCCGAGGGCTGGTGCATCATGATCCGCGCGTTCGGCAGCGCGAAGCGCTTGCCCGGAGTGCCGACACTGAGCAGGAACTGCCCCATGCTCGCGGCGAATCCCATCACGAGCGTCGAGACGTCGTTGGGGATGAGCTGCATGGTGTCGTAGATGGCGAGCCCGGCGGTCACCGATCCGCCGGGGCTGTTGATGTACAGACTGATGTCGGTACGCGGATCCTCCGCCGACAGCAACAGCATCTGCGCACAGATCCGGTTCGCCGAGACCTCGTCCACCTGCGTACCGAGGAACACGATCCGCTGGTGAAGCAGTTGGGCGGCCAGATGGTCGTCGAACCGGGAAGGCTGCGTGTCGCCCTCCTCGGCCCGGGGGCGCAGGGCTGGGTTCCAGCCCGTGGTGAGTACTGACATGGACCCTCCTCGTGGGTACGGCGCACTCGGCGTCGACGCGTATGTCCACTGTCGGAGAGGGAAGGGCGCGGGGTAAGGCATCTTGGCCTGCGGCAGATTTGCTGAGAGCAGAGGGCGCGGGAGGTGCGGAGGCCGGAGGTTCCCCCCGGCCGGACTCTTCCCTGGACGAGCCGCCGGAGGCGAGGGCAAGACTGCCAACACACCAGCCCTTCGGCGAAAGGGAGTTGAGAGACTTCCGCCATGGGATCTTGGGGCACCTTGGGGCCGGCACTGTTGTCTCTCGCCGGTGTCGCGCTCGGCGCGAGCGGGTCGCTGTTCGGTCAGTACCTCGTCTCGCGGGCGAGCACCCGACAGGTCGAGGTGCAGGAAGCGGCCGCTCACCGCGCGGAACTCAAGGGCGCGGTGCTGAAGTTCCTGAGCGTTGCCGCACGGGTGGAGAAGGTCGCCTTCACGCGCGAGGACGGTGCGGCGGGTGACGAAGCCGCCGGTACGGAGGATCGCGACAACAGGGCCGGTGCCGCCCTCGGTCGACTCGACGAACTAGTCGACGCTGTGTGGCTCGCCCAGGCCGAGATCGACTTGGCCGCCAGGAGCGAGCCCCTGCGGGGCGCCACCTATCGGTATGCGTTCCGCCTCGCCGAGACGGCCCGAGGGGAAACGACCGACGCGTCCGAACTGCGCGGGCCGCAGGTCGAGTTCATGGATGCTGCTTATGGGGACATGTGGCCGGGGTTGCGACGGACGGACGGGCGTCCCGTCACGCCTCGGTGAGACGAACCTTCCGCCTTTGGACACACAGGGCGCCGCTTCACGCGTCGGATACCACCTCGGTCCCCTCCGGAACGCCCGTCGAGCGGCCGGTCCGGTCAAGCCTCTGCAGACGCTGATGCCGCTCCGCCGCCACCCGGAGCAGCAGTTCCTTCAGCTCGTGCCGGGAGCGGCCACGGGTCTTGGTGGCATGGCAATTGGGGCACAGAGCGATCATCTGGCTCGGATGGTCACGTCCGCCCTGAGCCAGGTCCTCGATGTGGTCGACGTCCAGGATGGGCAGGCCTCGGTCGGTGCGGTCCTGGGGCTCGCCGGTGCACCGCGGGTTCTCGCAATGGTCGCCACTGCGCCACAGGACCGCTCTGCGGGCGGCGGGCAACCGTAGCGGACTGTTCCTGCGTTCTTCCCGGCGTCCGGAGCCGTCGGCAGCCTCCCGATTCTCCGCCAGTTGGCACCAGCGGAGATACTGTGCGGCCGTCACCACGGGGTCGTCCTGCCCGCCGAGTTGCTGCTTCTCGTAGGCGTCTTCGGCATCCTCGACGACCGTCTCGAGGTCGAGACGGAGTTCCCGCAGCAGCCAGGACTCGTCGAGGCCGGTGAAGAAGCGGTCGGTAAGTGTGTCGATCAGCGAGGCTCTGGCGAGTCCGGAGACACGCAGCAGCTCGTACGCCGCCGTCGGGAGACCGCCCGTCGGCTGATGTTCCTCGAACCACCGACGCAACTTGGCGTCCCCGTGGGCGACGGGAACCACTCCGGAATGACCCTCGAGCGTCCACAACCCCGCCTGGTAGAGCGCGAGTACTGGGTAGTCCGGGCGGGGTCTCTCGCCGCGCAGGCCATGGCGTCGCAACAGGTCGGTCAACGCCTCGTACGTCTCCTCCCAGCTCAATAGCCGCTGCTCGCCGCGCATCGCGCGGGCGGCGGCCCACAGCAGAGTGATCGGCTGATACAGGCGCGGCTCGGAGGAAGCACGATCCGGGGCGAGGACGCGCACCCGCTCGACGAGGCCATCCACAGTCGGTTCACCGATGGCGGCCAGGCGGACGACCTGATACCCGCGGTCAGCGAGGAGTTTGACGGCGTGATCGCGCCCGCCGGAGAACTCATTGGGAGCCAGCGGCCGTTGCCCCGGCAGGAAACCGTGGGCCGCTCCGACCACGGCCTTCGAGTCGTAGTGCCTGCCGTCCTTCACCAGGAAGTACGTCTTGGCCGGTTGGAAGTCG
This is a stretch of genomic DNA from Streptomyces sp. NA04227. It encodes these proteins:
- a CDS encoding HNH endonuclease signature motif containing protein, coding for MVVALSDIGRTEIDQALAECDRLGRDSFLAQYDFQPAKTYFLVKDGRHYDSKAVVGAAHGFLPGQRPLAPNEFSGGRDHAVKLLADRGYQVVRLAAIGEPTVDGLVERVRVLAPDRASSEPRLYQPITLLWAAARAMRGEQRLLSWEETYEALTDLLRRHGLRGERPRPDYPVLALYQAGLWTLEGHSGVVPVAHGDAKLRRWFEEHQPTGGLPTAAYELLRVSGLARASLIDTLTDRFFTGLDESWLLRELRLDLETVVEDAEDAYEKQQLGGQDDPVVTAAQYLRWCQLAENREAADGSGRREERRNSPLRLPAARRAVLWRSGDHCENPRCTGEPQDRTDRGLPILDVDHIEDLAQGGRDHPSQMIALCPNCHATKTRGRSRHELKELLLRVAAERHQRLQRLDRTGRSTGVPEGTEVVSDA
- a CDS encoding ClpP family protease, with product MSVLTTGWNPALRPRAEEGDTQPSRFDDHLAAQLLHQRIVFLGTQVDEVSANRICAQMLLLSAEDPRTDISLYINSPGGSVTAGLAIYDTMQLIPNDVSTLVMGFAASMGQFLLSVGTPGKRFALPNARIMMHQPSGGIGGTTADIAIQAENLEFIKKTIERITASHTGQSEETIARDGARDRWFTAEEAKAYGMVDGVVASMDDVRPAGSRRKTGI